Part of the Cellulomonas hominis genome, GTCTCGTCCGGAGCGCGCCCCCGACACCCTCGACCTCGCATGAGACCCTCGGACCTCGCCCCTTCCGGCCCGCCCCGCGCCTCAGGCCTCCGGGGACTCGCACCGGGTCGCCGCCTCCACGTCCGTCGCCAGGGTGCCCAGGTAGAGCTCGATCACCTTCGGGTCGTGCATCAGGTCCCGGCCGGGGCCGGAGTAGGCGTTCGAGCCCTGGTCCAGCACGTACGCCCGGTCGCAGATCTGCAGGCACCGCCGCGCGTTCTGCTCGACGATGACGACGGACACCCCGGCCTTGTTGATCTTGCGGGTGCGCAGGAACGTCTCGTCCTGCCGCACGGGGGACAGGCCGGCCGAGGGCTCGTCGAGCAGCAGCACGGACGGGTCCATCATGAGCGCGCGCGCCATGGCGACCATCTGCCGCTCGCCGCCGGACAGCGAGCCCGCCCGCTGCTTGCGCCGCTCCCCGAGCACGGGGAACAGGTCGACGATGAACGCGAACCGCTCGGCGAACCGCTTCGGCGACTGGAACAGCCCCATCTCGAGGTTCTCCTGGATGGAGAGCGACGGGAACACGTTGTTGGTCTGCGGCACGAAGCCGACGCCGCGCCGCACGAGCGAGTCCGCCCGGTGGTTGGTGATGTCCTCGCCCTTCAGCACCACCGAGCCGGACCGGATGGTCACCAGCCCGAACAGCGCCTTGAGCAGCGTGGACTTGCCCGCGCCGTTCGGGCCGATGATGCCG contains:
- a CDS encoding ABC transporter ATP-binding protein, which translates into the protein MSSTAVQGNDPSTVHRGAPAGEPLLAATSLVAGYVPGVNILNDCNLVVHPGELVGIIGPNGAGKSTLLKALFGLVTIRSGSVVLKGEDITNHRADSLVRRGVGFVPQTNNVFPSLSIQENLEMGLFQSPKRFAERFAFIVDLFPVLGERRKQRAGSLSGGERQMVAMARALMMDPSVLLLDEPSAGLSPVRQDETFLRTRKINKAGVSVVIVEQNARRCLQICDRAYVLDQGSNAYSGPGRDLMHDPKVIELYLGTLATDVEAATRCESPEA